One window from the genome of Chloroherpetonaceae bacterium encodes:
- a CDS encoding ATP-binding protein: MIKQTLHRLKRNEVQLALFAFLSCVSGAAIVVLTLTSLDLSKEADIAFAVLGGFVIGSIIATVVYRIVKRNRELAESLQKVTESLNEANSQLQFYNESLTDTVKKRTEELLFAELQYRSLFDSTAELIFICGPDYRVMEVNRAVETFFGWDRNSLQEFNLLRQLSPENADRFIKAAQRTERGELVREEIAMSDLAGETHIFQAEFSPLIFGTTPVAGGFKVLMQDITLEKRSRLEREVIIKISEIINQSETVPEIARRISKELGELFEPALLLIYRYDEPTNMLFLEYEASDDLPESVRSYPLKEQAKGIAPLVAMKRQESFIEEALKEPRLQYAEKHLLSIAARSVFTVPLIGYEQLQGVLQIITLRQRRFSEDDKRLARILATELAEGLYRKKLSEALAEANKTLAEKNAELEQFVYSVSHDLKAPLISIQGFAARVQELYYDKMEYEARFALERIRYNAKVMEDMITELLDLSRVGRETVKMDEIYLYEMVSTIMENYRGHLEAQRVKVNISPDLPLVKFPRRRLEQVMTNLVGNAIRYTAKVKDPCISIYAIDHPDTHEIVVKDNGIGIAPKDFEKVFRLFERGESDQPGSGVGLAIVKKVVEQYGGKIWIQSELGKGAEFHFTIKKRA, from the coding sequence ATGATTAAGCAGACGCTGCATCGCCTCAAAAGAAATGAAGTCCAACTGGCGCTGTTTGCATTTCTCTCGTGTGTGTCAGGGGCAGCAATTGTTGTGCTGACGCTCACCTCATTAGACCTCTCAAAAGAAGCCGATATTGCCTTTGCGGTGCTGGGTGGCTTTGTGATTGGTAGCATCATTGCGACAGTGGTGTATCGCATCGTGAAGCGAAATCGGGAGTTGGCTGAATCCTTGCAAAAAGTAACTGAGTCGCTCAACGAAGCCAATAGCCAGCTGCAATTCTACAACGAGTCGCTCACTGACACAGTCAAGAAACGCACAGAGGAATTGTTGTTTGCGGAACTGCAATATCGTAGCCTGTTCGACTCTACAGCAGAGCTAATTTTCATCTGCGGTCCCGACTACCGTGTGATGGAAGTTAATCGTGCCGTCGAGACATTTTTTGGCTGGGATAGAAACAGCCTGCAAGAATTTAACTTGCTGAGGCAGCTTTCACCCGAGAATGCAGATCGATTTATCAAAGCGGCACAGCGCACCGAAAGAGGAGAGCTCGTGCGCGAAGAAATTGCAATGTCAGACCTTGCAGGTGAGACACACATTTTTCAAGCAGAATTTTCACCGCTCATCTTCGGCACAACACCAGTTGCAGGTGGGTTCAAAGTATTGATGCAAGACATTACGCTGGAAAAACGCTCGCGTTTAGAGCGCGAAGTGATTATCAAGATTAGTGAAATCATCAATCAATCTGAGACAGTGCCAGAGATTGCACGGCGCATCAGCAAAGAATTGGGTGAGCTTTTCGAACCAGCCCTCCTTCTGATTTATCGTTACGATGAGCCGACAAATATGCTCTTTCTGGAATACGAAGCCAGCGATGACCTGCCCGAATCGGTGCGTTCATATCCGCTTAAAGAGCAAGCAAAAGGCATTGCCCCATTAGTTGCAATGAAGCGACAAGAGTCCTTCATTGAGGAAGCCCTAAAAGAGCCAAGACTGCAATACGCTGAAAAACATCTGCTTTCAATTGCGGCACGAAGTGTTTTTACTGTGCCCCTCATTGGCTATGAGCAGTTGCAAGGAGTGCTGCAAATTATTACGCTGCGTCAGCGCCGCTTTTCCGAAGATGACAAGCGTCTGGCGCGAATCCTTGCAACAGAGCTGGCCGAAGGTCTGTACCGAAAGAAACTAAGTGAAGCACTGGCCGAAGCCAATAAGACGCTTGCAGAAAAGAACGCAGAGCTGGAGCAGTTTGTCTATTCTGTCTCTCACGACCTCAAAGCGCCACTTATCTCAATTCAAGGGTTTGCCGCACGGGTGCAGGAACTGTATTACGACAAGATGGAATACGAAGCACGCTTTGCACTCGAGCGCATCCGCTACAATGCCAAAGTCATGGAAGATATGATTACGGAGCTATTGGACCTTTCCAGAGTTGGGCGAGAGACCGTCAAGATGGATGAGATTTACCTCTACGAGATGGTCTCGACAATTATGGAAAACTATCGTGGGCATCTTGAAGCGCAGCGTGTCAAGGTTAATATCTCCCCTGACTTGCCGCTGGTGAAGTTTCCACGTCGCCGCTTAGAGCAAGTAATGACCAATCTGGTTGGCAATGCAATTCGCTACACGGCAAAAGTGAAAGACCCCTGTATTTCCATCTATGCGATTGACCACCCCGACACGCACGAAATCGTGGTGAAAGACAATGGCATCGGCATTGCACCCAAAGATTTTGAGAAAGTGTTTCGGCTCTTTGAGCGTGGCGAAAGTGACCAGCCCGGCTCTGGGGTCGGTCTCGCAATTGTTAAGAAAGTGGTCGAGCAATACGGTGGCAAAATTTGGATTCAATCAGAGCTGGGCAAAGGCGCAGAGTTTCATTTTACCATTAAAAAGCGCGCATAG
- a CDS encoding thioredoxin domain-containing protein, with the protein MKTTVPKFTNRLANEKSPYLLQHKHNPVDWYAWGEEAFEKARREDKPIFLSIGYSTCHWCHVMERESFENEEIAEVLNKYFVSIKVDREERPDLDRVYMSYVQAITGNGGWPMSVWLTPDLKPFFGGTYFPPTDRWGRPGFKTLLLKIAESWEKDRENILTVSERATRQLTDYARQIAQAERIDLTEQVLHQAAASFAHSFDSEWGGFSSAPKFPRPVCFNFLFTYYHRTGNTHALEMALFTLRKMAEGGIHDHISVMGKGGGGFSRYSTDRYWHVPHFEKMLYDNAQLAISYLEAYQLTRNPFYADIARDIFNYVQCDMTDPQGGFYSAEDADSLPTPDADHKAEGAFYVWEQAEVDRILGTEISEIFSYLYGIKPNGNVMHDPHNEFENKNVLIQRFSSEETAQRFGKTVEQLHAIIRDAKTKLFEARRQRPRPHLDDKILTSWNGLMISAFAKGYMVLDEPAYLHAAKRAADFILHTLYKPDTNELLRRYRDGEAGISGKLDDYAFFVQGLLDLYEASLESRYFTTAIRLTETMLQRFEDKALGGFFSSEEDDKSIIIRMKDDHDGAEPSPNSIAVLNLLRLAQMTDREDFRTAAERTLRFFSHLIDKAPSYVPQMLVALDFYLQKPKQIVLSGDLATPEMMALRRAIYERYLPNKVILYAESEVAQQADFLNAILQHQPAAPTAFVCIDYACQLPTSDASILANLLAPSSSHRPNTSRLS; encoded by the coding sequence ATGAAGACCACCGTACCGAAATTCACCAATCGGCTTGCTAACGAGAAAAGCCCATATCTTCTTCAACACAAACACAATCCCGTAGACTGGTATGCGTGGGGTGAAGAAGCTTTTGAGAAAGCTCGCCGTGAAGACAAACCCATTTTTCTCTCTATTGGCTACTCTACCTGCCACTGGTGCCATGTAATGGAGCGAGAGTCGTTTGAAAATGAAGAAATTGCCGAAGTGCTTAACAAGTATTTTGTCTCCATCAAGGTTGATAGAGAAGAACGTCCTGACCTTGACCGCGTGTATATGAGTTATGTGCAGGCTATTACAGGTAACGGTGGTTGGCCAATGTCGGTGTGGCTCACACCAGACCTCAAGCCTTTCTTTGGCGGCACTTACTTCCCTCCAACAGATCGATGGGGGCGGCCGGGCTTTAAGACCTTGCTACTTAAAATCGCTGAGAGCTGGGAAAAAGACCGTGAGAATATCCTTACGGTTTCAGAGCGTGCAACCCGTCAACTGACTGATTATGCACGTCAAATTGCTCAAGCGGAAAGAATCGACCTCACAGAGCAAGTGCTGCACCAAGCGGCTGCCAGTTTCGCCCATAGTTTTGATAGTGAGTGGGGTGGGTTTAGCAGCGCGCCGAAATTTCCGCGCCCCGTCTGCTTCAACTTCCTTTTCACTTACTACCACCGCACAGGCAATACACACGCCTTAGAAATGGCACTTTTTACTCTGCGCAAAATGGCAGAAGGCGGCATCCATGACCACATTAGCGTGATGGGCAAAGGCGGCGGCGGCTTTTCACGATACTCAACTGACCGATACTGGCATGTGCCGCACTTCGAGAAAATGCTCTACGACAATGCTCAACTGGCTATCTCTTACCTTGAAGCCTACCAACTCACTCGCAATCCGTTTTACGCAGACATTGCGCGCGACATCTTCAACTACGTGCAGTGCGATATGACCGACCCGCAGGGCGGTTTTTACTCTGCTGAAGATGCCGATAGCCTTCCTACCCCTGATGCCGACCACAAAGCAGAAGGCGCTTTTTATGTCTGGGAACAGGCTGAAGTTGACAGAATTCTGGGAACAGAGATTAGCGAGATTTTCTCATACCTCTACGGCATTAAGCCTAATGGGAATGTCATGCACGACCCTCACAATGAGTTTGAGAACAAAAATGTCCTTATCCAACGCTTTTCATCTGAAGAAACAGCTCAGCGATTTGGAAAAACCGTTGAACAGCTGCATGCCATCATCCGTGATGCAAAAACTAAGCTCTTCGAGGCTCGTCGCCAGCGCCCACGCCCTCATCTGGATGACAAAATTTTAACCTCGTGGAATGGGCTAATGATTTCTGCTTTTGCTAAAGGCTATATGGTTTTAGATGAACCAGCTTACTTACACGCTGCCAAGCGTGCAGCCGATTTCATTCTTCACACGCTCTACAAGCCTGACACCAATGAGCTTTTGCGACGATATCGTGATGGCGAAGCAGGCATCTCTGGAAAGCTGGACGATTATGCCTTTTTTGTGCAAGGGCTGCTTGACCTTTATGAAGCCTCGCTTGAGTCAAGGTATTTCACCACAGCCATTCGCCTTACTGAAACCATGTTGCAGCGCTTTGAAGATAAGGCGCTTGGCGGCTTTTTTAGCTCCGAAGAAGATGATAAGAGCATCATTATCCGAATGAAAGACGATCACGACGGTGCAGAGCCTTCGCCCAACTCTATCGCTGTGCTTAACCTTCTGCGCCTTGCTCAGATGACCGACCGAGAAGACTTCCGCACGGCTGCAGAGCGCACCTTACGCTTTTTCAGCCACCTGATTGACAAAGCCCCCAGCTATGTGCCGCAGATGCTTGTGGCACTTGATTTTTATCTGCAAAAGCCGAAGCAAATTGTCCTATCAGGCGACTTGGCAACACCTGAGATGATGGCACTGCGCCGCGCCATTTACGAGAGATATTTGCCGAACAAAGTCATCCTCTACGCTGAATCAGAGGTTGCTCAGCAAGCAGATTTCCTCAACGCTATACTTCAGCACCAACCTGCTGCGCCTACTGCTTTTGTTTGCATTGATTATGCGTGCCAATTACCCACCAGCGATGCAAGCATATTAGCGAACTTGCTTGCTCCTTCATCGAGTCATCGTCCAAATACGTCTCGTTTGTCGTAA
- a CDS encoding AAA family ATPase, whose product MSSLIALAEDLAASYQTLKAEIHKVIVGQDDIIEQLMMTILARGHCLMVGVPGLAKTLLVSTFARVLDLSFSRIQFTPDLMPSDITGTEILEEDHETGKRFFKFIRGPIFASVVLADEINRTPPKTQAALLEAMQEHQVTSAGKRYALPEPFFVLATQNPVEQEGTYPLPEAQLDRFMFNLWIDYPSFEEEKAIVKATTSSDKPELQKVMNAEKILMLQKLVREVPVSDNVIEYAVRLVSKTRPASTDEKIVRQYVSWGAGPRASQYLILGAKARCLLMGRYTPDIADVKAVALPVLRHRLLTNFSAEAEGIKPETIIAALTQSLSKAND is encoded by the coding sequence ATGTCGTCACTGATTGCGCTGGCAGAAGATTTAGCCGCGTCGTATCAAACCCTGAAAGCTGAAATCCATAAGGTGATTGTAGGGCAAGATGACATCATTGAGCAGTTGATGATGACAATTTTAGCGCGTGGGCATTGCTTGATGGTAGGTGTACCTGGACTGGCAAAAACGCTGCTGGTCTCCACATTTGCGCGTGTGTTGGATTTGAGCTTTAGCCGCATCCAGTTCACGCCCGACCTGATGCCATCGGACATTACAGGCACAGAAATTCTGGAGGAAGATCACGAGACAGGCAAACGATTTTTCAAGTTTATTCGTGGGCCGATTTTTGCAAGCGTCGTGCTGGCTGATGAAATCAACCGCACGCCACCAAAAACTCAAGCGGCTTTGCTGGAAGCAATGCAGGAGCATCAGGTCACGTCGGCAGGAAAGCGGTATGCACTGCCAGAGCCGTTCTTTGTACTCGCAACTCAAAATCCAGTTGAGCAAGAGGGAACGTACCCTTTACCCGAAGCGCAGCTCGATCGCTTTATGTTTAACCTTTGGATTGACTATCCATCATTTGAAGAAGAGAAAGCGATTGTGAAAGCGACGACTTCTTCAGATAAGCCAGAGCTGCAAAAAGTAATGAATGCCGAGAAGATTTTGATGCTCCAGAAACTGGTGCGTGAAGTGCCCGTGTCGGATAATGTGATTGAATATGCAGTGCGTTTGGTCAGCAAAACACGCCCAGCCAGCACCGATGAAAAAATCGTGCGGCAGTATGTGAGCTGGGGCGCTGGACCGCGTGCATCGCAGTATCTGATTTTGGGTGCAAAAGCCCGCTGCCTTCTAATGGGACGCTACACACCCGATATTGCCGATGTTAAGGCAGTCGCCCTGCCTGTGCTGAGACATCGCCTGCTTACCAACTTCAGTGCAGAGGCAGAGGGAATTAAGCCTGAGACCATCATCGCTGCCCTAACTCAAAGCCTTAGCAAGGCAAATGATTAA
- a CDS encoding insulinase family protein has protein sequence MEPKMKVSEEYYPEPLDRSKPPISAQPICATFPDWFETVLPNGLKVMVYEQPAAPLVSIRLYVKAGSIDEGARHKAAMVAFAMLLQGTTSRTADEIAEEVDFIGAELGAWAGLDHSLVSLSVMPKYLKQGLALMSDVVLHPAFAEKELEFVRQQSLNRLRFSKSDAGRLASDAFAQQVYFPHPYSYPVLGTVQSLTALTEADVREFYSTFAVPNNSVLIATGNLKSEDFVAQLTEAFGTWQAKPLATTKRAQPNLRNAPKVILVQKDGAVQSVLMIGHLSIERAHPDYLKCYVLNTILGGYFGSRLNLSVREKQGYAYSIRSTFDAKREAGDFNISTQVRKDVTRLATTEILSQVHTLLEQGVREEELQAVKNYLSGNFVIQNESPETILSRLATVELYGLDRQYYKTFQANIQALTLDDVHKTAKMYIQPERFVFVIVGEVKAMQKEVADLGEVVQIDPNNEEQTFSEALRVSS, from the coding sequence ATGGAGCCAAAGATGAAGGTCTCAGAAGAATACTACCCAGAGCCTCTGGATAGGTCTAAACCACCTATATCGGCTCAGCCGATTTGTGCCACATTCCCTGACTGGTTCGAGACGGTGCTACCAAATGGATTAAAAGTGATGGTCTATGAACAGCCTGCCGCACCGCTTGTGTCAATTCGGCTCTATGTCAAAGCTGGCAGCATTGATGAAGGGGCGCGGCATAAAGCAGCAATGGTGGCTTTTGCAATGCTTCTGCAAGGCACGACCTCTCGCACTGCGGATGAGATTGCCGAAGAAGTCGACTTCATTGGTGCAGAGTTGGGGGCTTGGGCAGGATTAGACCACTCTCTGGTGTCGCTGTCAGTGATGCCAAAGTATTTGAAGCAGGGGTTAGCACTGATGAGCGATGTGGTGCTGCACCCAGCGTTTGCTGAAAAAGAGCTTGAGTTTGTACGGCAGCAAAGCCTAAATCGATTGCGTTTCTCCAAGTCTGATGCAGGGCGTCTGGCAAGCGATGCATTTGCGCAGCAAGTGTATTTCCCTCACCCATATAGTTACCCAGTGCTTGGCACAGTGCAGAGCTTAACAGCGCTGACAGAAGCAGATGTCCGTGAGTTTTACAGCACTTTTGCCGTGCCAAATAACAGCGTGCTCATTGCTACAGGTAACTTGAAGAGCGAAGACTTCGTAGCGCAGCTCACAGAAGCATTCGGCACTTGGCAAGCAAAACCACTTGCGACGACAAAACGAGCGCAGCCGAACCTAAGAAATGCGCCGAAAGTAATCCTTGTGCAAAAAGATGGAGCAGTGCAATCCGTCTTGATGATAGGGCATCTCTCCATTGAGCGAGCACACCCTGACTACCTCAAATGCTATGTGCTGAACACGATACTGGGCGGATACTTTGGCTCACGCTTGAACCTTAGCGTGCGAGAAAAGCAAGGGTATGCCTACAGCATTCGCAGCACCTTCGACGCCAAGCGAGAGGCAGGCGACTTTAATATCAGCACACAGGTTCGCAAGGACGTAACGCGGCTGGCTACTACTGAAATCCTAAGCCAAGTGCACACTTTGCTGGAGCAAGGAGTGCGTGAAGAAGAGCTGCAAGCGGTAAAGAATTACCTATCAGGCAACTTTGTCATTCAAAATGAATCACCTGAGACCATTTTAAGCCGCCTTGCCACTGTGGAGCTTTACGGATTAGACCGACAATACTACAAGACATTTCAAGCAAACATTCAAGCACTAACCTTAGACGACGTGCACAAGACCGCAAAGATGTATATTCAGCCAGAGCGTTTTGTGTTTGTGATAGTGGGGGAGGTCAAGGCGATGCAAAAGGAAGTAGCAGATTTAGGAGAGGTCGTGCAGATAGACCCAAATAACGAGGAGCAGACTTTTAGCGAAGCATTGCGTGTCAGCAGCTAA